ACAAGCACCGGAAAGCCTAACAATACTTCGACCAAGTCATACGACAACCTACAACAAACCCAACAACTACAATTTTCTGTTCAGGGATTTACATGACGACCACATCCCCATTCAATCGCCTGCTCCTGACCGGCGCCGCCGGTGGCCTCGGTAAAGTCCTGCGCGAACGCCTGCGACCTTACGCCAACGTACTCCGCCTTTCGGACATCGCCGACATGGCGCCAGCCATTGATGATCGCGAAGAAGTCGTGCCGTGCGACCTCGCCGACAAGCAAGCAGTACATCAACTGGTCGAAGGCGTGGATGCGATCCTGCATTTCGGCGGCGTGTCGGTGGAGCGTCCGTTCGAAGAGATCCTAGGCGCCAACATCTGCGGCGTGTTCCATATCTACGAAGCCGCCCGCCGCCACGGCGTGAAGCGGGTGATTTTCGCCAGTTCCAACCACGTCATCGGCTTTCACAAGCAGGACGAAACCCTCGACGCCCACTCCCCTCGCCGCCCGGACAGCTACTACGGCTTG
The Pseudomonas lini DNA segment above includes these coding regions:
- a CDS encoding NAD-dependent epimerase/dehydratase family protein is translated as MTTTSPFNRLLLTGAAGGLGKVLRERLRPYANVLRLSDIADMAPAIDDREEVVPCDLADKQAVHQLVEGVDAILHFGGVSVERPFEEILGANICGVFHIYEAARRHGVKRVIFASSNHVIGFHKQDETLDAHSPRRPDSYYGLSKSYGEDMASFYFDRYGIETVSIRIGSSFPEPQNRRMMSTWLSFDDMTQLLERALYTPNVGHTVVYGMSDNKSIWWDNRFAAHLGYAPQDTSEVFREKVEAQPMPAEDDPARVYQGGAFVAAGPFGD